The sequence GACACGGACCCGCAACTCACGGATCGGCAGGATTTTCAGAGACGGGTGCAAAAAGCAATGGGACAGGTGGGATGATCCTTAAAGAACCAATGATCAGAGCGAGGGCATCCCTGTACTCTCGTTCCAAGTAACTTTTTTATTCACAGTTATTCCCCGTAGGCGACAATTTTACCCCGGAAAACAATGTAATTGTAAATGTTATAACCCAAAACAATCGGAATCAAAAACCCCACAAACGTCAACATAAACACCAAGGAACTAGGAGCCGCCGCCGCTTGATAGATCGTTACACTGGGGGGAATAATGTTAGGAAAAATCAGAAATCCTAACCCAATAAACGACAGGGAAAAGATTAAAAACGTATAGATAATCGGAGCATTTTCCTGCCGCAGTTTCAGGCTTCGTAATAAAGCCACAATCAACGTCAAACCCAGCACCGGAATCGCCGCAAAAACATACACCAAAGGCGGGCTAAACAGTAAATCCCGGGCATGGTCCCAGAGAATTGGCGTGGTGACAGTAATAAAAACTGCCCCAGCTAAAGTCGTCCACGTCGCAATCGTTGCCGTGCGGTAATGGGTCTTCTGCAATTCCCCCGTCGTTTTCAAAATTAAATAGGTAGAACCAATTAACACATAACCCTGAATTAAGGTTAATGCCACCACCACCGAATGCCAGGTCAACCAATCCCAAATACCCCCCGCAAAGTGACCCAATTCATCCACCTTAATCCCTTCAAAAACCGTCCCCAAAGCAAATCCCTGCCCCAGAGCGGCCAAAAAACTCCCAGCACCAAACGTGAGATTCCAAATGGTTTTGTTCTCCGCATTTTCCCGGAATTCAAACGAAACCGCCCGCAAAATCAATCCCACCACCATCAACACTAGGGGTAAATAAAGGGCATTCAAAATCGTAGCGTAGGCTAATGGAAACGCCCCAAATAAAGAACCGCCCATCAGCACCAACCAGGTTTCATTTGCGTCCCACACATTCCCTAAACTGGTCATCAAAATACTGCGACGTTCTTCCCCCCCAGCAGTCAAAGAGAGAATCCCTACCCCTAGGTCAAATCCATCCAGCAAGACATACAAAAACAGGAAAAGGCCGAGGATAAAAAACCAGACTTGGGGCAGAAAATGTTGCAGGGGTTCTAACGGTTGCATACAAACTCCTTCGTGCAGGTAATAGGCAGATCAAATACTAGGATTGGCTCGCTTCCACAGGCCGCTGATCCGGGATATGCTGAGCCGGTTCCGTAACCAGGGTGGGTTGTACCACAGTGCGGGGCGCAGGCAGGGTTAAATTGGGACCTTTCGCAATAATTTTCCTACCAAAGTATAGGGTAACCACAAAGAAAACGGCATACATCACCATCAACCCCGATAGGGAGAATAAAATCACTCCTGGGGGTAAATTCGATGCGGATTCCACCGTGCGTAATTCCCCATAAACAATCCAGGGTTGGCGACCCACACATCGCACGATCCAACCGCATTCTACAGCGATATAACCCAAGGGCCCCGCAAACACCCAGGACAGGAGTAACCACTTGTGTTGTTCGATCATTTCTGGAGTTAATTTACCCCGCCACCATTGGAAAACTGTAATGCCCATCAAGGCGGCAAAAAACATCCCAATAGCGATCATAATTCGGAAGGAATAATACACCATCCCCACCATTTTCGGGCGGTCATTGGGTGCCCATTCCTTCAAACCTTGAATAGGGCTATCAAGGGTGGGTTTTAGCTCCAGTAAGTAACTTAGAACCCCGGGAACTTTTAACTCCCAGGTATTTTTTTCTAACTGATTATTAGGCAAGGCCAACACACTCCAATCCGCTGGAGTATTCGCCGGAACCGTTTCCCATAGGGCTTCCATCGCCGCCAACTTTGTCGGTTGGTAATGATAGACCTGCTCCGCACTCAAATGCCCCAGGAAAATTTGCAGGGGAGCGACAGCAATCAAAGCCACCAAGGCTACTTTGAATGAGCGGCCAAAAAATTCTGTCTCCCGTTTTTTGAGCAGATACCAAGCACTGATGCCCCCAATCACAAACAATGCGGTTTCCAGAGTCGCTAAAAACATATGCAGGAAACTGTTGAGCATGAAGGGATTGGCAATGGCTTGGAAGTAATCTTGTACGATGAATTTCCCATTGGCAAAAATGCCACCCGCAGGGGTTTGTAACCAAGAATTTGCTGTCAAAATCCAAAAGGTAGATAGATTGGCACCAATGGCGACCAAAATCGTAGATATAAAATGAATTAAGGGCGGCACCCGCTCCCACCCAAAAACCATAATCCCTAAAAAACTGGCTTCCAACATAAAAGCCATTGTGCCCTCAAATCCTAGCAGGGTTCCTAAAAAATCGCCCACGGATTCGGAAAAGGGTGCCCAATTCAAGCCAAATTGAAAGGCCATCGGTAAGCCACTCGCTACCCCGATCCCAAAATTCAACACATATAGTTTTGTCCAGAAACGAGCATGATGGTAGTAAGTGATATTCCGGGTTTTTAACCAGAGGGCTTCCATAATCACTAGATAAATGGCCATGCCCGTGGTCAAAACCGGCCAAAGCATATGAAAAATGGCAGTTAGGGCAAATTGTAAACGGGAAAGGGTCACCGTATCCGATAGGACATTCAGCATAAATGCTCAGGTGTTCAAGGAACATCCCTGTTATACCAAGTAGATCGTGGGGACATGGGGCAAATTGCAGATTTTCTTTAGGATGTTTGGGAAATAGTTAAGAATTGCTACCCTTCACCCTGGTGTGGTGGTAAGGGATAGGAATAATAATTATGAACAATAATTTGAGGCAAAAATATGTCTGAGAATTAGGGCAAATGTATTTTGGGAATCAATTTTTCGGAGAATTGTGAGTAGGAATACTATCTAAGTGCCCGTTTGATAAACTTCACTGGGTACTCATAATATAGAGGTGCCCTAGAATCTGCTAAGGTAAATTAAAACTATTGGGAGGGCAACGTTTTGAAACTGTTGTGGCTGGTGATGGCAGTGGGGGTCGTCGGATGTACCACGGTTAATAATAGTGCTAACAATAATGCTTCTGAAATTGAAGTGGACTTCACCTGTACGGGCGGTGAGTCCCTAGCGGTACGTTTTTTCCCGAACCAAGAGAAGGCCATGCTGATCCGCAACGGGGAAACTATCGAACTCCAACAGGAACGGGCGGCTTCGGGATTTCGGTACAGCAATAGTAATAAAAGTACTACCATTAGCGGCAAAGGCAAAGACCTCACGGTCACGATTGGGCGCATGACTCCCCTGGAATGTCAAGCCAAGAGTTAAAGACAGCCCCCGGCTCATGGTACATTAGCACTGCTGTTGGGAACTCGCCGATGACTGCGGAAATTATTGCGATTGGTACGGAATTGCTACTCGGAGAAATTACCAATACCAATGCCCAGTTTTTGGCGCAGGAATTGGCCATTTTGGGCATCAGCCATCACTTCCAGACGGTGGTGGGGGACAATATCGAGCGCATCCATCAGGTGTTGGACCAGGCGACCCGGCGTTCCCAATTGATTCTCTGTACGGGTGGGTTGGGGCCGACCCCGGATGACCTGACGACTGAGGCGATTGCCCGTTATTTCCAAACGCCCTTGGTGGAACACCCGGAGATTTTTGCCGACATTCAGGCTAAGTATGCCCACCGGGGGTTACCCACGCCGGAAAATAACCGCAAACAAGCCCTTTTGCCCCAGGGTGCTACGGTTCTTCCCAACCCTAGGGGTACCGCACCGGGGATGATTTGGTCGCCCCGCCCCAACCTGACCTTCCTGACTTTTCCGGGGGTGCCGAGCGAGTTGCAGGCCATGTGGCGGGAAACGGCGGTGCCCTATCTGCGGGCGCAAGGGTGGGTGACGGGGGTGATTGTCAGCCGGAATCTGCGGTTTTGGGGGATTTCCGAGGCGGCGTTGGCGCAAAAGGTGCAGGAGTTTTTTGCCCTGACCAATCCCACGGTGGCTCCCTATGCGGGCAAGGGGGAAACCCGCCTGCGGGTCACGGCTCGGGCGACGGATCGGGAAGCGGCACTGGCGTTGATTGCTCCAGTGGAAGCGCAATTGCGAGCCAGGACGGGGGCGGATTGCTACGGGGCGGATGAGGATTCCCTGGCCAGGGTGGTGGGGCAGGGGTTGCAACGGCGGGGGGAAACCCTGGGGGTGGCCGAATCCTGTACGGGGGGGTTGCTGGGGGCGATGATCACGGCGGTGCCGGGCAGTTCTCGCTATTTCCAGGGCGGGGTGGTGAGCTATGCCAATGCGGTTAAGGAAAAGTTATTGGGTGTGCCAGGGGAATTGTTAGCCAGCCAGGGGGCGGTGAGTGCGGCGGTGGCCCAGGCGATGGCGGTAGGGGTGCGGGAACGGTTGGGGAGTACCTGGGGCGTGAGCATTACGGGGATCGCCGGGCCGGGCGGGGGGAGTGAGGCCAAACCCGTGGGGCTGGTGTACGTGGGGTTAGCCGGGGCAGAGGGGACGGTGACGGCTTGGGAACATCGGTTTAGCCCGGAGCGGGGCCGGGAATGGATTCGCCATTTGAGTGCCTGTCAAGCCCTAGACCACCTGCGCCGCCGCCTGTTGGACGCTGGCTAAAAACCGTTGCACTTGGGTCGGGTGGCCCCCCCAATGGCAGTGAATATAGGAGCCATGCACCTGCGCCTGGGCATAGAGGGGCTGGGGTTCGCCGCCCACCACCTGGGAATAGTGAAATTCATGGCCGGTGAGGGTGTGCCCTTTTTGAACAAAACAGGTATCCTGGGTCGCTACAACTTGCCGATAGCCCAGGGTCAACCGTTGGGTCATGCGGGTCACCAGCGGCAATGCCCCTACCAGGGGCCAAGGGGTGCCATCGGCGGTAATTAAGGTTTCGCCCAAAACCATCAACCCGCCACATTCCGCATAGACCGGCAACCCCCGGCTGATCCGCTGGCGCACGTTCTGTAAAATTTCTTGCCGTTCACTCAAGTGGGCCGCCCACAATTCCGGGTAGCCGCCCCCCAGGATCACCCCCCCCACTTCCGGTGGCAAAGGCCCATCCCGCAGAGGACTCCAGAAGTACAATTCCACCCCGGCGCACCGCAGGAGAGCCAAGTGGTCATCGTAATAAAAACAAAACGCCTCATCCCAGGCGACGGCAATGGTAAGGGGTTGGGGCACCCGCAGGGGCAACCAGGGGGGAACCGGCTGACCCTGAGACTGCACCTGTAATAACGGCCGCAGGACATCCCAGGCAAAACTGCTCTGCCCCAGGGTAGTTAATCCTTGCCGCCATGGGTGCAAATCCCCCCGTTCCGCCGGTGGTATTAAGCCCAGATGCCGTTCCGGGTAGTGCAACTCCGCCTGCCGCCGACATTCCCCCACCACCGGGATGTCCAGTCCAGCCAACGCCGCCCGCAGGAGTTCGCTGTGCCGGTCACCCGCCACCCGATTCAAAATCACCCCCACCACCCGCACCTGGGGGTCAAACCGGGCATACCCATGCACCAAGGCCGCCACCGAACCCGCCAACCGCCCGCAATCCACCACCAACACCACCGGCAACCCCAACAGCTTCGCCACCTCTGCCGTACTATTGGGGCCGTCAAACAACCCCATCACCCCTTCCACCAGGGCGTAGGCCATCCCATGCGTGTAGTAGGCATAACAGTCCCGCACATATGCCGGCGACGTGAGTACCGTATCCAAATTGGGACAGGGCCGCCCCGTCACCCAGCGATGCCACTGCGGGTCAAGGTAATCCGGCCCCACCTTGAAGGATTGCACCCGTTCCCCCCAGTCCACCAGCGTCGCCAGTAAGGCTAAGGTAATAGTCGTTTTGCCAGCCCCACTCCGTTCCCCCGCCAAAATCAGCCCCATGCCTAATCCACCAACACCCTGGGCGGGAGTAACCAGAGCAACTGCCCTGCCCCCACCGGGTCGCCCTGATCCGGCAATTCCACCAGGATGACCCCGGCTTTTTTCAGCGCCAATTTTTCCCGCACCGCTCCCCAGACCAGCCGTTCCGCCCAGTGGCTCAAATCCGGTTGGTGCCCGACCAATGCCACCGCGCCCCCCCCTTGGGTTTGCCATTCCTGCCACCAGGTCAGCCAATCCTGCCAATTTCCCCCCGGTTGGAGCGACTCATGGATCACCGGCGTGGGGCCCAACCCCTGTTCATGGCAAATCACCGCCGTTTGGCTCGCCCGCAGATAGGGACTGGTCAACAACGCCTGCACCTGCACCCCCAACGCCACCAACCTCTGCGCCACCAGGCGGGTTTTTTTGTACCCCTCCTTGGTCAATAGCCGTTGACTATCCGGTTGCTCCGGCTGGGGGTCGTGCGCCAAACCATGACGGATCAAATACAGTTTCATCGCTCCATAGGGCGGACAGATTGGGACTTGGGACAGATAGACAGGTTAAATTAAAGTTACGTCATCCTATGATATAGTGTCCCTAGGGTCTGTAGAATAATTGCAGACAATTTAGGAGCAAACGCAATGGCAGTGCGGGTATTGATTCCCACCCCCCTCCAGAAATTGACCCAGGAGCGGGACATGGTGGAATGCGAAGCGGATTCCGTATCCCAACTGGTCGAGTCCCTTGAGCAGCAATGGCCCGGCATGAAAAATCGTCTCTGTGACGAATCCGGGCAAATTCGCCGCTTTGTGAATGTTTTTGTCAATAGCGAAGATATTCGTTTTCTCCAGGGGCGGGATACCCCCTTGCGGGACGGCGATGAAGTCAGCATTGTCCCCGCCATTGCCGGAGGTTAACCATGGCCGACCCTACCCCAGCACCGGAAACTGCCCCCAAGCCTGCGGCGGAGAAAAAAGCCCCCCCAGCCAAGGCTCCCCCGATTGAAGCCAAGCCCCTCCCCGCCTTTATCGAGGAACATTTTTTCCCGGCTCTGCGCCAAGCCCTGGCGAATATCAATATCTCTGACGTGAGTTTGGTGTGGGTGCCGGAACTCAATCAGGTGCGGGGTTCCTGGGCAGGAGGGCAACACGAATTTATCATCACCTTTACCCAGGGGGATTTGAAGGGCTTAAAAACCTTCGCCTACAGCAGTTACGGCGCCCCCCCCAGCACCCTCGAATCCTTCATGATTGACGAGCGGAAAATTACCCTCGAACTCCTTGTTTTCTACACGGTGCAACGGCTCACGGCTCAAAAGATTTTAGTCTTGAATTAAGGGAACCTCTATTTATTTGAACCAATCATCAATCCCATCGTGGCAATGCCATATTCCCCAGAAACAAGGGCGTTGCGACCGCTAACTTTGAATTGATAGAGGTAGATTACTCAATCCAAACAAAGTTATTATGACTTGTTTTCAGAAGCGGGAATTACCTGGAAGAGGTCTCAGAAAGTAAACCCCAAAACCGAGCTAGAAGTCGTAAAAAAAACCAGAAGAAATTCAAGAATTTATACGAGTCAATCAGCGTGAAATCGAGCCAGAGCAATTAATACTCCTATTTTTAGATGAGTGTCATTTGTGTTGGGGCGATGTTTGTGGTTATGTGTGGGGGTGGTCAGATATTAGGATAGAAATTCCTATCGTAAACGAACGAAATAGACAAACTTATTTTGGAGCTTTAAACTATAGCAGTCCTAAATGAGAATAGAATAGGGGTCGCAGGGGCACCGCCCCCGTCCTTGGTTCTGGGAAATTTCTGTTCACTAATCAAGTAGGATTGCTATATCAGACAAAAGAATTTATCCTCCGGGAATATGATGGTGCGAATGGAGCAAGTACTATCGCCTTTATGAAGTACCTGAGAAGTATAGTCGTTTCGATTTAGAATGCAACACTAACTTGTGCAATAATTACGAACGACTTCATCAATGGTGGTGCCAGGGGGAGCGTACATCCTCAATTTTTTTAATGCGCTAAAGTCATGCTCAATATCATTGAGGTCTGGGGAATAAGTTGGCAAAAATAATACGATATGCCCCGCCGCTTCCACTAATTCTCGAATGCGTTTCTTACGATGAATCGGTGCGTTGTCCAAAATTAACACCGATAGTCTCGTCAATGCTGGTAATAAATGCACCTCTAACCATCGCTCAAAAGTCACCGCATCTAAACTGCCGTCAAATAGCATGGGAGCAATTAAATCCTTGCTATGTTTGCGCCGACCCGCTACGAGATTCTCTCGTTTATACCGCCGTCCCTGACGCTCTCCATAAATCTTTTTTCCCCGTTTAGCCCAACCATAAATCAGACTGACGAACCTCTCAAAGCCCGTCTCATCAATAAATAGCAGACTTTCTATCCCATACTTCTTGATTAATTCTCTCAATGTCCGGTAGTGTAATATTCTATCGGAATGATTTCTTTCTCGATAGCGAAACTGTTTTTTTTCTCGTGATATTTAGCCGCTTCAATTGATAATATATTGAGCTTGGCACTACCCCAAACTCTTGTGCTCTTTGCTGAAGAGTCTTATCGGGGTATTTCTCCACATCTTGATTCAGTCTGGCAATATCGATTTTCCTCTTCCTTCTCACTACTCTCGTGCGCTCCAGATTGGGTCTGTCTAGCCACCGGTACACGGTTGCTCGGTTGATGCCGAAGATTCGCGCCGCTTTCGTGATACTATTCCCGTTCTCAATGAAACTTATCACCTTTTTCCGTAAATCCAGACTGTAACACATCCTGATTCTTCTCCTTAATTCCTACTTCTCTTCTATCTTACACCCTCTTCTCATAAAATGTTGCATTTTTATTAAAAATGACTATAAAAGAATTTCTTGTCTCAGTAAACCAAGGCAAAGCAGAAAATGAGTGGGAGTTGATTTGTACAGTCTTTTAAGTGCTTATGGGATACAGTTGAACCCCACTTGCCGTGAGTCAATTATTCTGAGCCTTGAGAATGATGGAGGCTTTTTATATCCTTTAATTGATAAATAGACTGTATTTTACTTGCACCAAATTGTCCTGAGCAAAGCCCTGTTGAAGATGTGTGGTTACATGGCAAGAATTTTTTGAGAAGTTTTTGGTACCAACTCCAATCTTTTTCCACTGTCAAATGGCTATTTAATTTTGCTTTAAGTCATCAGAAATTTGCTTTCCCTAAAATAGACAAAATAGACAAATACTCACCTCGTTCCATTCTCATTTAGGATTGCCATATTAGGACAACCTTACCCTGTTTGACTATAAAAACCAAAACGGGGCGGTGCCCCTGCGACCCATGTTCTCATAGCGACAGCGTGGCGTAGCCATACTGAGTTAGGATTACTCAAACATCACCATTGGTCCAGTGGGATTGCCGCTCATAAATTGGGTGATGTAGGGGTCATCGGTGGTATCCAATTCCTGGGTGCTTCCCTGCCATTGAATTTTGCCGTTATAGAGCAAAAAAATCCGGTCAGTGGTGCGGCGAATCGTGCTTTCCTGGTGGGTGACGACCACATAGGTAGCGGAATGTTGGACTTCCTTTTGTAAACTCCGCATCAAGTCCTCAATCACCCGGGAAGCCACCGGGTCCAAGCCCGCTGTTGGTTCATCGTACAGCAAAATATCCAGGTCATCCTGTTCAGCGTCCGGGTCCTCAATAATCGCCCGGGCGAGGGCTACCCGCCGCCGCATCCCCCCCGATAATTCCGCTGGATACCGGTCGCCAATGCCTTTTAATCCCACCCGTTCCAAACTCAATTCCACTAAATCCCGCACCCGCTGTGGGGGCAAATGGCTGTGTTCCGAGAGCAAAAAACCCACATTTTCCGCCACCGTCAGGGAATCAAACAGCGCCGAACCCTGAAAAACCATGCCAATATGGGCTTTGCTCACCCCCCCTTCCCCGACCAGCACCTGGGGTTTGCCCTGCACCCAGACTTCCCCCCGATCGGGAGCCAGCAACCCCGCAATCAGGCGCAACGTCGTGGATTTCCCGGCACCGGAAGGTCCAATAATGCCCACCGCTTCCCCCGGATAAATGGCAAAATTTACCCCATCCAGGATCGTTCGCCCACCTAATTGCTTATAAACATCCCGAAATTCAATGATCGGTTGTTGCATTGGTGCGTGAATGGGAGGGCATTGTTACACACTATAATCCCTTAGGGTTCATCCCGCCAAAGGGCAATACCGCCGAGTAAACCCGCCACATTCGGCACTGTTTTCACCTGGGGAGGGAGGTCAAAACTGATATGTTTGGCGTTACCCCCACCCAAGTAAAGATGGTCGTAATGAAACAATTCTTGCCACTGGGCGAGGGCTTTTTCGAGCCGCTGGTTCCATTTGCGTACCCCATCCCGCTTCAGGGCAATATGACCAAGGCATTCTTCGTAGGTGGCGTTTTTGCGAAAGGGATGATGTCCCAATTCCAAATTGGGCACCAAATGCCCCTGGGTAAATAAAGCCGAACCCACCCCCGTCCCCAGGGTAATCACCAATTCCACCCCCGTGCCTTGGATCGCACCATAGCCCTGCATATCCGCATCGTTAATCACCCGCACCGGCACCCCCAAGCGTTCCTGGAGGATGTGTTGCAGATTCACCCCCAACCAGTCGGGATGCAGATTGGCGGCTGTGATGGTGACACCCTGGCAGACTACGCCCGGAAATCCTACCGATACCCGGTCATAGGTTTTGCCTTGAGCCAAAGCGCAGATAATCGCCAGCATAGGCTCCGGTTGAGCCGGGTGGGGGGTTGCCTGCCGTTCCCGGGGGGTTACTGTCTCTCCTGCCGCATTCAAGACTAGAGCTTTGATGCCACTGCCCCCAATGTCAATGGCGAGGGTATAGGGAGACATAAAACTTTCCTGTATTTGGATGAAATCATTATCCCTTGAATGGGGAGCTAATTTTAGCTTGATTTTTAACCGCTGGGATTTTTTGATAATTCAGAATCTAACTCAGAATATGCGGTTCCCCCATCCCTGATATGACAATCGCACTTAAATTAACTTGAATGATGAGTAGAAATTTGATACTTAGAATTTTTTTGTACTTAAAACACCAAGGGTCACAGGGCACCGCCCCATACTTGGTTCTGACCACTTTGTTATTCCCATATATTGTTAGATTATCAGAGATTTTTACGGAAAGAAATTTTGCTATTTTAGGTTGGTGGCGTGCCCCGCCGACGAAACCGTTTCATTTGCTCCGTGAGCATATCCAATTGCAAATCCCCCAACCCCCTGAGCATGGCTTCCGCCGAGGCAAACCGATCCTTAGGATAGGGTTCTAAAGCCTTGTCCAACGTCTCCACCAAACTACTGGGCAAATCGGGAAACTGATCCCGCCAGAGAATTTTGCCACTTTGGGGGTCGGAATTGAACTCCTGGGGTTCTTTGCCGCTCAAAAGATAGAGAGCCGTCATCGCCAAGCTATACAAATCACTGCTAAAAATCGGTCGCCCCATCCCTTGCTCCATCGGCATATACCCTAGGGAACCAATCACCATACTCGCCGCACTGGTGCCATGCCCCAAGACTTCTTTCACCGCCCCAAAATCAATTAAAACTGGCTTATTATCTGCCTTACGTAGCATGATATTCGGCGGTTTTATATCCCGGTGAATGATACCTTTTTTATGGATATATTGCAAAATTCCTAATACATCAATCAAAATCTGCACCACCTCCGAAGGGGGTAATATCCCTTCCCGTTGTACCTTCTGTTCTAAATTAATCCCCTCAATGAGTTCTTGCACTAGATAAAATTTATTCTCCTCGGTGAAATAAGCGTAGAGTTTGGGAATGAAATTCGTCCCATTGCTCAAATCCTCCAAAATAGCCGCTTCCCGTTCAAACCGGCGTTTTATTTGTTCATATACTTCGGGATTTTGGGTGGCGGGGCGCAACTGCTTGATCACACAGGGACGGCGGGAGGGGAGGAACGTATCCTCAGCCATGAACGTGATCCCAAATCCCCCTTTCCCCAAGGGAGCGGTCATCTGGTAGCGGTTGTTGAGTAATTTGCTCATGGGTTAAACACGGGGTTCCTGATTCAGTTTAACGGGATATGCAGGTCAAGCAAATAAAATCGTGGTATGTCCCGCCCGGGGTTTGACCGTGGTGGCTAGGGTGGGCAGGGTGGGCACCGTTGGTCGCAGGCTGTTGAGTTCCGCCAGGAGAATGGCACTGCTGTTGATCATCACCGCCAGCACCGGGTCAAGGGCGAAAAACACCCCCCCCAGCACAATACTCAGGTTGGGCACCACCACCAGCCCCAGGTTTTGATAAATCACCGTCATGGTTTCCCGGGCGATCTGAATGCCATAGACCAAACTCCGCAGGTCATCCTGGGTCAAGATCACATCCGCCGTATCGGTAGCCAGAGCAGTCCCCCCCTGGAGTGCGATAGAAACGCTGGCATAGGCCAAAACAGGGGCATCGTTGATCCCCTCCCCCACATAGGCCACCCGTTGCCCCTGGTGTTCAAATTGCTTGAGGACTTCCACCTTCTGGTCAGGCAACAGTTCCGCATACACCCGCTCCGGGGGAATCCCCAGGCGTTCGGCGGTGATCTGGGCGGCTGGGAGCAAATCCCCGGTTAACACATAGGCAGTCAGTCCCATGTCCTGCAAGGCTTGCACGGCCAATTCGGCTTCGGGACGCAGGGGATTGGTCAACGCCACCACCCCCAACAGCCGTTCCCCCCGAGCCACATAGACCCGAGAATAGCCCGCTTCCCGCAGGTGGGGGTACATCTGGTGGACTATTTCCGTATCAATTCCCTCCTCCCGCAACCACCGACCACTGCCAACCCGCACCACCGCCTCCCCCAAGGTCGCCCGCATCCCCTGCCCCGGCAACACCTCCACCGTGCCCACCGCCGCCGGTTCAATGCCAAAATCCTCCCCGTACTGCACAATCGCCAGGGAAGCCGGATGGAGCGAAGCCTTGCACAATGCGGTTGCCAACTCCAGCAGGGTAAACGTGTCGGTCTCCGGATCGATCAGGAACACATCAAACACCTGCGCCTGCCCCTGGGTGAGCGTACCGGTTTTGTCAAAGACGATGCCATCTACCTGCGCCAGCATTTCCAACGCCCGCCCGGAACGGATATACAAACCGTACTGCGCCGCCTGCCGTACCGCTGTCAAAATCGCCGTCGCCGAAGCCAACTTGACCCCCGTGCCGAAGTCCAACTGCAACAGTGCCAGGGCTTGGTGCCAGTTCCCCGTCAGGACAAACAATACCCCACTGAGAAAAAGAATCGGTGTAATCGTCCATTCCCCCACCCGCTCCGCATAGTCCGACACCCGCGAATCCGGTTCTGGAGCCGCCTGCAAAAGCTCCAAAGCCTGACCCATGCGCGTATCCTTGCCCGTTTCCTCCGCCCGCACCCACAATTGCCCCCGCACCACCAACCCCGACGCATACACCCGGGTTCCCGGTTGGCAGGGCTGTAAACGCACCTCCCCGCTGAGATTTTGGTTGTCCACCAAGCCTTCCCCCCGTACCACCGTGCCATCCACCGGAATCCGCTCCCCGTAGGTCAACACCACCACATCCCCCTGTTCCACCCTCACCAAGGGCACCAGCATCTCCTCCCCCTGGCGTTCCACCCGCACCTGTACTGATGACACATCCATCAACACCGCATGGCGGCGACTGGTTTGCCGTGCTGTCGCATCCCGTACCAGCTCCGTTGCCTCCCCAATCGTCAACTGCAAGGTAGGCGGCACATACTGCCCCTCCAAGGCATGGATCACCGTCCACAGACTATCCAAAACATCCAGGTTTAACTTACGCTCATGGCTCAGGGCGTGCCAACTGGAAATAAATACCGGTCTCGCCGCCCACAACACCACCCCCGC comes from Synechococcus sp. C9 and encodes:
- a CDS encoding ROK family protein; its protein translation is MSPYTLAIDIGGSGIKALVLNAAGETVTPRERQATPHPAQPEPMLAIICALAQGKTYDRVSVGFPGVVCQGVTITAANLHPDWLGVNLQHILQERLGVPVRVINDADMQGYGAIQGTGVELVITLGTGVGSALFTQGHLVPNLELGHHPFRKNATYEECLGHIALKRDGVRKWNQRLEKALAQWQELFHYDHLYLGGGNAKHISFDLPPQVKTVPNVAGLLGGIALWRDEP
- a CDS encoding serine/threonine-protein kinase, translated to MSKLLNNRYQMTAPLGKGGFGITFMAEDTFLPSRRPCVIKQLRPATQNPEVYEQIKRRFEREAAILEDLSNGTNFIPKLYAYFTEENKFYLVQELIEGINLEQKVQREGILPPSEVVQILIDVLGILQYIHKKGIIHRDIKPPNIMLRKADNKPVLIDFGAVKEVLGHGTSAASMVIGSLGYMPMEQGMGRPIFSSDLYSLAMTALYLLSGKEPQEFNSDPQSGKILWRDQFPDLPSSLVETLDKALEPYPKDRFASAEAMLRGLGDLQLDMLTEQMKRFRRRGTPPT
- a CDS encoding MoaD/ThiS family protein, yielding MAVRVLIPTPLQKLTQERDMVECEADSVSQLVESLEQQWPGMKNRLCDESGQIRRFVNVFVNSEDIRFLQGRDTPLRDGDEVSIVPAIAGG
- a CDS encoding ATP-binding cassette domain-containing protein, which codes for MQQPIIEFRDVYKQLGGRTILDGVNFAIYPGEAVGIIGPSGAGKSTTLRLIAGLLAPDRGEVWVQGKPQVLVGEGGVSKAHIGMVFQGSALFDSLTVAENVGFLLSEHSHLPPQRVRDLVELSLERVGLKGIGDRYPAELSGGMRRRVALARAIIEDPDAEQDDLDILLYDEPTAGLDPVASRVIEDLMRSLQKEVQHSATYVVVTHQESTIRRTTDRIFLLYNGKIQWQGSTQELDTTDDPYITQFMSGNPTGPMVMFE
- a CDS encoding heavy metal translocating P-type ATPase, yielding MSLAVAPVPRVVYRVVHEVPGRVRVRVPLLAVDPAYREYLLWLLERVPGVVGLRCSTWAACVVVEGGERQAVLACIREAAQACGEEDGAWGADALENWTEQFGWPLLALGLGIATTGFQVPIPAWLMAGVVLWAARPVFISSWHALSHERKLNLDVLDSLWTVIHALEGQYVPPTLQLTIGEATELVRDATARQTSRRHAVLMDVSSVQVRVERQGEEMLVPLVRVEQGDVVVLTYGERIPVDGTVVRGEGLVDNQNLSGEVRLQPCQPGTRVYASGLVVRGQLWVRAEETGKDTRMGQALELLQAAPEPDSRVSDYAERVGEWTITPILFLSGVLFVLTGNWHQALALLQLDFGTGVKLASATAILTAVRQAAQYGLYIRSGRALEMLAQVDGIVFDKTGTLTQGQAQVFDVFLIDPETDTFTLLELATALCKASLHPASLAIVQYGEDFGIEPAAVGTVEVLPGQGMRATLGEAVVRVGSGRWLREEGIDTEIVHQMYPHLREAGYSRVYVARGERLLGVVALTNPLRPEAELAVQALQDMGLTAYVLTGDLLPAAQITAERLGIPPERVYAELLPDQKVEVLKQFEHQGQRVAYVGEGINDAPVLAYASVSIALQGGTALATDTADVILTQDDLRSLVYGIQIARETMTVIYQNLGLVVVPNLSIVLGGVFFALDPVLAVMINSSAILLAELNSLRPTVPTLPTLATTVKPRAGHTTILFA
- a CDS encoding DUF2996 domain-containing protein, which codes for MADPTPAPETAPKPAAEKKAPPAKAPPIEAKPLPAFIEEHFFPALRQALANINISDVSLVWVPELNQVRGSWAGGQHEFIITFTQGDLKGLKTFAYSSYGAPPSTLESFMIDERKITLELLVFYTVQRLTAQKILVLN